The segment CAGACACAAAGTCATCATCTAATCTGACTGAAATGGCCATAATGTTCACCTACTCACAAAAGATTAACCACAAGACAGAAAGTCTCATTTGTCACCAATGCTAGTTCAAAAAAACACCTTTTGCAACAATTTGTCGCGTAACGAAATCTTTAATCGCCTTATTTTATTCTAATAAAAATCAGTAATACAGCGCGATACGTTGTCCATCCAGTTCTTTGACTTCCAGCGGCGTATCGAAAATTTCCTCTAAAATCTCGGATTTCATGATCTCTTGAGGCTCGCCGTGGTAAGACAAACGCCCATTTCGCAGCGCCACGATATAGTCTGAATACACTGAAGCAAAGTTAATATCGTGGATCACCAGAATGATGGTTTTACCTAGCTCATCCGCCGCACGGCGCAGTAATTTCATCATGATCACCGCGTGCTTCATATCCAAGTTATTCAGTGGTTCATCCAGCAGCACATATTCGGTATCTTGGCATAGCACCATCGCCACATACGCGCGCTGTCGCTGGCCACCTGAAAGCTCATCAAGATAACGATGACGAAATTCTGTTAAGTTCAAAAATGCCAGAGACTCGTCGATTTTCTGTTTATCATCCAGTGTTAAGCGCCCTTTGGTATAAGGATAACGCCCGAAACCAACCAGCTCTTCCACCGTTAAGCGGCTAGCAAATTGGTTTTCTTGGCGAAGTACCGATAAGCAGGTAGCGAGTTGGTCGCTTGGTGTGGTCGAGACATCCAAGTTATTCACTTTGACATAACCGTGATCAGCCGATAGTAAGCGACCAATAATCGACAACAGCGTTGATTTCCCTGCACCATTTGGACCGATGATTGAAGTGACACCGCTATTTTTAATATTGGCTGTAACGTTATCTAAGACCTTAGTATCTTGATAACTTTTCGATATCTGATGAATTTCAATCATACTAAAACCTTCTTAACACCATATAAATAAAGAATATTCCACCGACAAACTCGAGTACTACAGACAAGGTACCCGCTTTATTCAATCCATATTCAAGAACTAACTGCCCGCCCACTAATGCAATCACACCGAGTAGGAAAGAAACAGGTAATAAATAGCGATGCTGACTGCTTCCTGCGATGTAATACGCCAAGTTAGCCACCATCAAGCCGAGGAACGTTAGCGGGCCCACCAGCGCCGTGGAAATTGCCACTAAGACAGAAATCAGTAATAAGATTACGGTGACTTGCTGACGGTAGTTAATCCCTAAGTTCACCGCATTAGCTTGTCCCAGTGCGAGCACGTCAAAGCAGTAACGCATACGCCAAAGCAGAATGCCCACAATCACGGTGATCACCAACGTGAACAGAATCAGCTCCGGCGTTCCTTTGGTAAAAGTCGCGAACATCCGGCTTTGCAAAATGGAAAACTCATTCGGATCCATCAATCTTTGCAATAAGGTCGCCACACTGCGAAACAAGGTTCCGAGGATAATCCCCACCATCAACACTAAGTTGATATTCATTTTTACGGAGATAAACAGCCAGCGGTACAGCAGCACAGAGAAAATCACCAGCAGGGAGGATTCCAGCAAAAATTTACCAATATTCAATAGCCATGATGCGGGAAAACTATCGGTATAAAACACAAAGATAGTTTGCAGCAGGATGAACAATGCCTCTAACCCCATAATGGATGGCGTCAGGATTTTGTTATTGGCGATAGTTTGAAACAGAACCGTCGACACCCCAGAACCAAACGCCACAATGATCATTGTCAGAACGATATAACCACGATGGGGCAGGATATACGCAAGATTACTGCCCAAATTAATGGTCATGTATAAAATGATCGACAGCACTGACAGCGCAGCCAACAAACCGATGCGCTGGATTGGCGTGAACATTCTTTTCACTGGCAAACTTAATGAATTAACTTTTTCCATAACGCTGATGCTTTAACAAGAGATAAAGGAAAATAACCGCGCCGACGACACCTAAAATCACACTCGCAGGAATTTCAAACGGATAGCGAATTAGGCGACCAATAATGTCACACAGCAGCACTAAGCCGCCGCCTGCCAAACAAATCCACGGGATAGTTTTACGAATATTGTCCCCCATCATCAAGCTAATCAGGTTCGGGACAATCAATCCTAAGAATGGCAACGCACCGACAACGACCACGACCACACCGCTGATTAAGGCGATAATAGATAACCCGATGGTCATCACTTTCTGGTAATTCAAACCGACGTTAACGGAAAACTCACGCCCCATCCCTGCCACTGTAAAGCTATCGGCAATTAAGCAGGCAGCCAGTGTTAAGCCACCCACCAGCCAAAGCAGCTCATAGCGACCTTGTAAAATACTGGAGAAATCGCCGCTCATCCAAGCACCTAGGGATTGAAGCAGGTCGAAATAGTAAGCAGTAAAAATGGTAAGCGCGCTGATCACGGCCCCTAGCATGATACCGACTAACGGCACTATCAGGGCGGACTTCAAAATGATCCGGCGCAAAATCAGCATAAACAGTGCGGTGCCTAGCAGTGCAAATCCGCTCGCTACCACCATTTTGGTCATGATAGAAGCTGTTGGATACAGGATCATCACGAACAGTAAACCAAGGCTCGCTGATTGCGTGGTACCCGCAAGGGAAGGTTCGATGAAACGGTTTTGGGTGAGTAGCTGCATAATCAGCCCCGCGACGCTCATGGCGCTTCCTGCGAGGATCAGGGCGGCGGTGCGAGGGATACGGCTCACGAAAAAGATATCTTGCATCTCGGGGTCGGTGAAAAGCGAAACGGGTGACACGTCACCCGCTCCAATAAACAAGCTTAATACCGCTAATACCAATAACGCGAGAATACCAAAAGAGAGATAAAGCGTTTTCATTGATTAATTCGTTTTTTTCTTCTCTAAAGCTTTGTTTACATCATCCATTAATTTGGAATAAGTTTGGATACCACCAGCGATATAAACCGCTGAAGAATCTAAATAAGCCACTTGGCCTTTTTCCCATGCAGAGGTTTTTCTAACTAATGCATTGTCTAACACATCTGCCGCAGGTTGTGCATCTTTCGCACCAATCGCACCATCACGGTCGATAACAAATAACCAGTCTGGGTTCAGTTTTAATAACAGTTCTGAGTTCACGATATTACCGTGACGGCCAGTATCTTCAGTGAAGACATAAGCCGGTTCGAAACCTAATACATCAAAGATAAAGCCAAAACGGGAACCTGGACCGTAAGCAGAAATTTTACCGCCGCTCACTAAAATTACCATCGCCTTGCCCGCTTCAGGGGTTTTGCCTTTGATATCATTAATTTTGTTTTTGAAGTCAGAAACGAGTTTATTCGCTTGTTCTTCTTTACCAAATAAAGAACCTAACAGCGCAGTACGCTCCATCAAGCTATCAATAAAACGTTTGTTATCAATATCCAGAGAAATCGTTGGTGCGATACCACTTAATTTGTCATAAGCGTCGCGAGCACGGCTACCACCTAAAATCACATCAGGTTTTGCACTGCTGATAGTTTCATAAGCCGGCTCAAATAAGCTCCCGCCATTAACATATTCTGAGGTGCTATATTTCTCTAAAAACTGTGGAAAATGGGCGTTAGTTTGTGGAACACCAATCACCGGAATACCCAGCGCATCGATGATGTCTAAGGTTTCCATGTTCATCACAAACGCACGTTGTGGATGGCTAGGAATTTCAGTTTTACCTTGAGCATGTTCAACGACAATCGTTTGTTTTTCAGCTGGTTTTTCTGCTGCTGGCTGCTCGGTCGTTGGCGCTGCTGTTTGCGTTTGCTTAGCGTCATCACAACCCGCTAACGCAACAACGGATAATAGGGCAAACCCTGAAACTAATGATTTTGCGAACATCTAAATTCCTCCACCTTTCAATGTGATTATCGTTAGTCACGTCATTCATGACCCGAAGATGGCGGTCATCTTACATGAAACATAGCGCTAATGATATTAGTTTGCATTTGCATTTCGCAAAATAATGATACATCGCACAAAAACACACATTACCTATATTTAAAGCAACTTACTCACATCTTATTTTGATTAGGGAGAAAACAAATGGCTCAAGCCTGGTGGAAATCCGCGGTGGTATATCAAATCTACCCCAAAAGCTTCTATGACCATAATGGCGACGGTATTGGCGATCTTGCTGGTATCACCGCCAAGCTAGACTATATCCAATCTTTAGGCGTAAACGTGATTTGGTTATGTCCAATTTTTGAATCACCGATGAAAGATAATGGCTATGACATTGCCAACTATGACAGCGTGGATCCGGTTTTTGGCAGCAATGATGACCTTGATATTTTAATCAGCCAAGCTTCGCAGCGTGGCATTAAAATTCTGCTGGACTTGGTGCTTAATCACAGCTCAAACCAGCACCCTTGGTTCGAAGCTGCCCTTGCCGACCCAAACAGCCCTTACGCCGACTATTACCAATTTATTGAATGGGATAAACCCACTCCACCGAACAATTTACGTACCTATTTTGACTGCCCAGTCTGGACTCGAGTTCCCGATAGCAATCGCTGGTACTTCAACTCTTTCGGCCCCGAGCAACCTGATCTTAATTGGGAAAATCCACAATTGCGCCAAGAAATTATCCAAATGATCAATCGTTGGATAGCTAAAGGGGTTGCAGGATTCCGCATTGATGCCATCGGCAATATAAAAAAATCCCCTGAAGCCCTCTCGCCTTACCAATTCCCTCCTGATCGGGAAGATGGCACTGCGTTTTTAGTCCCTTGGGTGGTTAACCAACCGGGCATCCATGAATTTTTAAAGGAGCTTGCGAGCCAAACCTTCCACCCTGCGAACTCAATGACGGTGGCTGAAATCGATGTTCCACCGCAAGATCTTGCGAATTATATTGGTGAGGACGGCTCATTCTCTATGGTGTTCGACTTCAGTATTGCGGATCTCGACATTGCCAAGCAGCCCCCGTTTTCCATTGCTCCAATCACTGGTGAACGTTTGAAACCTGTTTTTCTAAAAAGCCAGCTCACAACCCAGCAAGTTGGTTGGGGCGCGCCTTATTTAGAAAATCATGACCAACCGCGCTCACTGAACAAATTCTTACCGAAAGGCGCCATCTCCCCTGTCACCGAGAAAATGTTGGCGATGTTCTTACTGACTCAGCGCGGCACGCCATTTATTTATCAAGGACAAGAAATTGGCATGACGAACTGCCCAATGACGCTCAACGAGCACCACGATCTGCATCTCTTTAAACTCTACCTATGGGGTCAAACGCACGGATACTCTCACACCACCATGATGAACTATTTTACCCAACGCAGCCGCGACAATGCACGAACACCATTTCAATGGAATAACCAACATCATGGCGGATTTACCACAGGCATCCCATGGTTGAAGGTTAATCCCAATTACCGCGAGATCAATGCAACGACTCAACAGCAGCAACCCGATTCACTTTTCGCGTTTTACCAGCAATTAATTACCCTGCGCCGCCATTCGCCAATTAGCGATATCTTGGTTGAAGGCGAATTCTCAGAAATCAGCGCCCCTGAACCTGTTATTGCTTATCGCCGAACATTAGGCTCACGCGCCATCGATATTTACTGTAATTTCAGCGATAAACCGCAGGCTATTCACCAACATTATCGCCAAGTGCATTTAAGCAATATCGCAAATGCCCATAATGACAATACCCATAACGACAAGCAGCAAATTATCCTACAGCCTTATCAATCAATAATTTTTGAAGTAGAGAAAAGTGAATAATTAAACAAATCACCCTGAATAGGTGTAAATAAAGATAAATAATCACCCGATATTTCGATATCAATCATAATCGGGTGATAGTTATTAAATTAAGCATTTAATTACGTTGAGTATTATTAATTGATAACTTAATAATACTATTCAAAAACAAATCAACTCATTGTTAAATAACGAATTTAACAACTTTTAAAGCTAAATATGTGAAGCCTATCAAATACAAATTAAATAATTTAAGTAAAGTTTAAATTGCTCATTTCACTTTTCTTGAGGTTATTTATTTGCCAACTAATAATCGCGAAGTTATTTCTCAAATAACTTCAGGGCGTCGTTCTGCTGAAATATCTTCCGCAGAAACCCAAGCAATTAAAAAGCACACTGATGGCTTTGGCACTCTCATTCGTGACATAGATGGCTGGCTACTGGCAGAAGGCACCCATCTACGTCCCTATGAATGTCTTGGTGCCCACCCCGTCAACTTCGACGGTGTTGATGGGGTAATTTTTTCTTTATGGGCGCCCAATGCTCAACGGGTCTCAGTTGTTGGCGAATTTAATCAGTGGGATGGGCGTATTCACCCAATGACATTGCGCCATGAGGTGGGTATTTGGGAACGGTTTATTCCTGATGCAAAAATTGGGCAAGCGTATAAATATGAATTACAAGATAACCGAGGCTATATACGGGTCAAAGCCGACCCTTACGCACTGAAAAGTGTGCTATTTCCCCATGTAGAATCAGTGATAACGGCCTTGCCAGACAAACAAACTCCACTGCACTCCGCCAGCGCAAATTCGCCACTTTCCGCGCCAATCTCAATTTACGAAGTGCATTTAGGCTCTTGGCGCCGTCACCCGCACAACAATGGCTGGCTAAGCTACCGACAACTGGCGGAGCAACTTATTCCTTATGTGGCGGAAATGGGGTTTACCCATCTGGAGCTGCTGCCCATCAGCGAACACCCGTTTGATGGCTCTTGGGGCTACCAACCTATCGGACTCTATTCCCCAACCTACCGTTTTGGTGGCGTTGAGGATTTTCTCTACTTGATTCAAACCGCCCACCAGCATCACCTTAAAGTGATCCTCGATTGGGTACCTGCCCATTTTCCCAATGATGAATATGGGTTAATCCAATTTGATGGTACCGCGCTGTATGAATATG is part of the Providencia zhijiangensis genome and harbors:
- a CDS encoding ABC transporter ATP-binding protein, with the translated sequence MIEIHQISKSYQDTKVLDNVTANIKNSGVTSIIGPNGAGKSTLLSIIGRLLSADHGYVKVNNLDVSTTPSDQLATCLSVLRQENQFASRLTVEELVGFGRYPYTKGRLTLDDKQKIDESLAFLNLTEFRHRYLDELSGGQRQRAYVAMVLCQDTEYVLLDEPLNNLDMKHAVIMMKLLRRAADELGKTIILVIHDINFASVYSDYIVALRNGRLSYHGEPQEIMKSEILEEIFDTPLEVKELDGQRIALYY
- a CDS encoding iron chelate uptake ABC transporter family permease subunit, which produces MEKVNSLSLPVKRMFTPIQRIGLLAALSVLSIILYMTINLGSNLAYILPHRGYIVLTMIIVAFGSGVSTVLFQTIANNKILTPSIMGLEALFILLQTIFVFYTDSFPASWLLNIGKFLLESSLLVIFSVLLYRWLFISVKMNINLVLMVGIILGTLFRSVATLLQRLMDPNEFSILQSRMFATFTKGTPELILFTLVITVIVGILLWRMRYCFDVLALGQANAVNLGINYRQQVTVILLLISVLVAISTALVGPLTFLGLMVANLAYYIAGSSQHRYLLPVSFLLGVIALVGGQLVLEYGLNKAGTLSVVLEFVGGIFFIYMVLRRF
- a CDS encoding ABC transporter permease; this translates as MKTLYLSFGILALLVLAVLSLFIGAGDVSPVSLFTDPEMQDIFFVSRIPRTAALILAGSAMSVAGLIMQLLTQNRFIEPSLAGTTQSASLGLLFVMILYPTASIMTKMVVASGFALLGTALFMLILRRIILKSALIVPLVGIMLGAVISALTIFTAYYFDLLQSLGAWMSGDFSSILQGRYELLWLVGGLTLAACLIADSFTVAGMGREFSVNVGLNYQKVMTIGLSIIALISGVVVVVVGALPFLGLIVPNLISLMMGDNIRKTIPWICLAGGGLVLLCDIIGRLIRYPFEIPASVILGVVGAVIFLYLLLKHQRYGKS
- a CDS encoding siderophore ABC transporter substrate-binding protein; this encodes MFAKSLVSGFALLSVVALAGCDDAKQTQTAAPTTEQPAAEKPAEKQTIVVEHAQGKTEIPSHPQRAFVMNMETLDIIDALGIPVIGVPQTNAHFPQFLEKYSTSEYVNGGSLFEPAYETISSAKPDVILGGSRARDAYDKLSGIAPTISLDIDNKRFIDSLMERTALLGSLFGKEEQANKLVSDFKNKINDIKGKTPEAGKAMVILVSGGKISAYGPGSRFGFIFDVLGFEPAYVFTEDTGRHGNIVNSELLLKLNPDWLFVIDRDGAIGAKDAQPAADVLDNALVRKTSAWEKGQVAYLDSSAVYIAGGIQTYSKLMDDVNKALEKKKTN
- a CDS encoding glycoside hydrolase family 13 protein; its protein translation is MAQAWWKSAVVYQIYPKSFYDHNGDGIGDLAGITAKLDYIQSLGVNVIWLCPIFESPMKDNGYDIANYDSVDPVFGSNDDLDILISQASQRGIKILLDLVLNHSSNQHPWFEAALADPNSPYADYYQFIEWDKPTPPNNLRTYFDCPVWTRVPDSNRWYFNSFGPEQPDLNWENPQLRQEIIQMINRWIAKGVAGFRIDAIGNIKKSPEALSPYQFPPDREDGTAFLVPWVVNQPGIHEFLKELASQTFHPANSMTVAEIDVPPQDLANYIGEDGSFSMVFDFSIADLDIAKQPPFSIAPITGERLKPVFLKSQLTTQQVGWGAPYLENHDQPRSLNKFLPKGAISPVTEKMLAMFLLTQRGTPFIYQGQEIGMTNCPMTLNEHHDLHLFKLYLWGQTHGYSHTTMMNYFTQRSRDNARTPFQWNNQHHGGFTTGIPWLKVNPNYREINATTQQQQPDSLFAFYQQLITLRRHSPISDILVEGEFSEISAPEPVIAYRRTLGSRAIDIYCNFSDKPQAIHQHYRQVHLSNIANAHNDNTHNDKQQIILQPYQSIIFEVEKSE